A portion of the Stigmatella aurantiaca DW4/3-1 genome contains these proteins:
- a CDS encoding serine/threonine-protein kinase → MAKHGTSQSLGLSSLPPGTQIGSWCVRELRGLGAYGAVYRAERVGAQGSDSFALKLARHPMDPRFEREAELLSRLSHPNVPRLRDRGLWAHPSGPIPFIVMDWVDGSSLYSWGHSRTLTSRQVLRVLAQAAHALAATHSADGLHRDVKGHNLLVRSEDTFAVLIDFGSASFLGAPPLTDEVLPPGTPPYRSPEAVLFQWRFWQQRGVHYTPGPADDVYALGVTAYRLVTGVYPPAQVKLKAAPGAAPLPTPAQVPAEHLVTISPRLAKLIRQMLSKKPSARGSAAHLARALEQAAESAGPEADQPITLRPTPASVPRAPPSAVSLSAHRQRLGLAAAAGLAASLLLQGAWSLWWLPSPEPPDSPPGLARDGAEADAGTSGLAKDALPSSDSTPAPESGPMRIGLDVPKKPLPGQAKPPCKKREVELNGGCWVLPREASPPCGERNYEWKGACYYPVLAPVRSGTSEQP, encoded by the coding sequence GTGGCGAAACATGGAACCTCTCAGTCTCTGGGACTGTCCAGCCTTCCCCCCGGCACGCAGATCGGCTCCTGGTGCGTGCGGGAGCTGCGGGGACTGGGCGCCTATGGGGCCGTCTATCGCGCCGAGCGGGTGGGAGCGCAGGGCAGCGACTCCTTCGCGCTGAAACTGGCCCGCCATCCCATGGACCCTCGCTTCGAGCGCGAGGCGGAGCTTCTCTCACGGCTGTCTCATCCGAACGTGCCCAGGCTCCGGGACCGGGGCCTGTGGGCTCATCCCTCTGGGCCCATTCCCTTCATCGTCATGGATTGGGTGGACGGCTCCTCCCTCTACTCCTGGGGCCACTCACGCACGCTCACCTCTCGCCAGGTGCTGCGCGTGTTGGCACAAGCCGCTCACGCCTTGGCGGCCACCCACTCGGCCGACGGCCTTCATCGGGACGTCAAGGGCCACAACCTCCTCGTGCGCTCCGAGGATACCTTCGCGGTGCTCATCGACTTCGGCTCGGCCAGCTTTCTCGGCGCTCCTCCCCTCACCGATGAAGTGCTTCCTCCGGGCACTCCTCCCTACCGCAGCCCAGAAGCCGTGCTGTTCCAGTGGCGCTTCTGGCAGCAACGCGGCGTCCACTACACCCCAGGGCCCGCGGATGACGTGTATGCCTTGGGCGTGACCGCCTACCGCCTTGTCACCGGCGTCTACCCACCCGCACAGGTGAAGTTGAAAGCTGCTCCTGGAGCGGCACCCCTCCCCACTCCTGCCCAGGTCCCCGCCGAGCACCTGGTGACGATTTCTCCTCGGCTGGCCAAGCTCATCCGACAGATGCTCTCGAAGAAGCCCTCGGCACGGGGCAGCGCGGCGCATCTCGCCCGGGCGCTCGAGCAAGCAGCGGAGTCCGCAGGCCCTGAGGCGGATCAGCCCATCACCCTCCGGCCCACGCCAGCGTCTGTTCCACGAGCCCCTCCTTCTGCCGTTTCGTTGTCCGCTCACCGCCAGAGACTGGGACTGGCCGCCGCCGCCGGGCTCGCGGCCTCACTGCTCCTGCAAGGGGCGTGGTCTCTGTGGTGGCTTCCCAGTCCTGAGCCCCCGGACAGCCCTCCTGGGCTGGCACGTGACGGCGCCGAGGCAGACGCGGGGACTTCAGGGCTTGCCAAGGACGCACTCCCCTCCAGTGACTCCACGCCAGCCCCGGAGTCTGGACCGATGCGCATCGGCCTCGACGTGCCGAAGAAACCCCTGCCAGGACAAGCAAAGCCCCCGTGCAAGAAACGCGAAGTCGAACTCAATGGCGGATGCTGGGTTCTCCCCCGCGAAGCCTCTCCTCCCTGTGGAGAGCGGAACTATGAGTGGAAAGGGGCTTGTTATTACCCCGTCCTCGCACCCGTCCGCTCGGGAACTTCCGAGCAACCCTGA
- a CDS encoding DUF6310 domain-containing protein yields the protein MYTADLQRIVTEKQVWELRRERALTRACGFDFRVGVRSAMHKDALSQA from the coding sequence ATGTACACGGCCGACCTTCAGCGGATTGTGACGGAAAAACAAGTATGGGAGTTGCGTCGAGAGCGAGCCCTCACTCGTGCCTGCGGGTTTGATTTCCGGGTTGGCGTGCGCAGCGCCATGCACAAAGATGCTCTGAGCCAAGCCTGA
- a CDS encoding MFS transporter gives MPTLQLPRLSSFRAFEHPGYFSVWAGSLVSNIGTWMETVALGVYVTEVTGKAEWTGGVVALSYLPGLLLSPLGGALADRFDRRAFVAIGTAIQGLLAVLLTVLAFTEQLSVPAVAVISFFNGCINMMMGPAFNALLAELVPPEDLHSAMSLSSAQFNLGRVIGPILAATVLGAGGIAWALLVNALSFMAVPLALSRVRPPPRAYAPSNTGLWADIARGAQAARKDPGIRLMLVSTFGVGLLVAPFIGLVPVFAIRVFGQGAGATSLLITCQGAGAVLAAVAVGALVDAFGRKRVLEGVLLAIGPVATLYWLSPTLPLAAVSIFLLGASYLMALTGIHTVCQTRAPDALRARVSSLYGMVLNGAYALGLWLLGALADRLTVRSVTASASLLFLAMMVSLRFLRPRAFDATEA, from the coding sequence GTGCCCACGCTCCAACTGCCACGCCTCTCCTCGTTTCGAGCCTTCGAACACCCGGGCTATTTCTCCGTCTGGGCCGGCTCCCTCGTGTCCAACATCGGCACCTGGATGGAGACGGTGGCTCTGGGCGTCTATGTCACCGAGGTGACGGGCAAGGCCGAGTGGACCGGTGGCGTCGTCGCGCTCTCGTACCTGCCCGGCTTGCTGCTCTCGCCCCTGGGCGGGGCGCTCGCCGACCGCTTCGACCGGCGCGCCTTCGTGGCCATTGGCACGGCCATTCAGGGGCTGCTCGCCGTGCTGCTCACCGTGCTGGCCTTCACCGAGCAGCTCAGCGTCCCCGCCGTGGCCGTCATCTCGTTCTTCAACGGCTGCATCAACATGATGATGGGCCCGGCCTTCAACGCGCTGCTCGCCGAGCTCGTCCCGCCGGAGGATCTGCACAGCGCGATGAGCCTCAGCTCCGCCCAGTTCAACCTGGGGCGCGTCATCGGGCCCATCCTGGCCGCCACCGTGTTGGGCGCCGGCGGCATTGCCTGGGCGCTGCTCGTCAACGCCCTCTCCTTCATGGCGGTGCCCCTGGCCCTGTCCCGCGTTCGCCCGCCGCCCCGCGCCTACGCCCCGTCCAACACGGGCCTGTGGGCGGACATCGCCCGGGGCGCTCAGGCGGCTCGCAAGGATCCGGGCATTCGCCTGATGCTGGTGAGCACGTTCGGCGTCGGCTTGTTGGTGGCGCCCTTCATCGGGCTCGTGCCCGTGTTCGCCATCCGCGTCTTCGGCCAGGGCGCCGGCGCCACGTCCCTGCTCATCACCTGCCAGGGCGCGGGCGCGGTGCTGGCCGCCGTGGCCGTGGGCGCCCTGGTGGATGCCTTCGGCCGCAAGCGCGTGCTCGAGGGCGTGCTCCTGGCCATCGGCCCCGTGGCCACCCTGTACTGGCTGTCCCCTACCCTGCCGCTCGCCGCGGTGAGCATCTTCTTGCTCGGGGCCAGCTACCTGATGGCCCTCACCGGCATCCACACCGTTTGTCAGACGCGCGCCCCCGATGCCCTGCGCGCCCGCGTCAGCAGCCTCTATGGAATGGTGCTCAATGGGGCGTATGCGCTGGGCTTGTGGCTCCTGGGTGCCCTGGCGGACCGGTTGACCGTGCGCTCCGTGACCGCCTCGGCCAGCCTCCTGTTCCTGGCGATGATGGTCTCCCTGCGCTTTCTGCGCCCGCGCGCCTTCGACGCCACCGAGGCGTGA
- a CDS encoding hybrid sensor histidine kinase/response regulator: protein MPTPTLWLLDDSPTEADFIRAALSPTCRLDSFTDGAVLLEALSHQAHPDVVVLDWEMPGLSGIEVCEYLRSNPVTAALPVLLLTSHQTAEDVMRGMEAGANDYVFKPFRPLELVARVHALVRRDTLRKRALADEHSRRVLAEDALVVVQAAEERAWRAEAERAHLLEREQQARREVEVLAAETRQHAEFERQLLGIVSHDLRNPLSAITLTASALKRQIADERHQRGIQRILLSADRAIRMVRDLLDFTRARQGVGIAVQRKVTDLHELVRAAVDEARASRPDRSIEVVQSGDGVGSWDPNRLEQVIANLIGNALQYSPPPTGVRVETHGEEDALVLKVHNLGPPISADLLPRIFEPMERGTESVDRAGGSIGLGLYIVRHIVLAHAGTVSIESTAPEGTTFTVRLPRHPPASPD, encoded by the coding sequence GTGCCGACCCCCACTCTCTGGCTCTTGGACGACAGCCCGACGGAGGCGGATTTCATTCGAGCGGCGCTGAGCCCTACTTGCCGCCTGGACAGTTTTACGGACGGTGCGGTGCTGCTGGAGGCGCTCAGCCACCAAGCGCATCCGGATGTGGTGGTGCTGGACTGGGAAATGCCCGGTCTCTCCGGAATCGAAGTGTGCGAGTACCTGCGGAGCAACCCGGTAACCGCGGCCTTGCCCGTGCTCCTGCTGACGTCCCATCAAACGGCCGAGGACGTGATGCGGGGCATGGAGGCGGGCGCCAACGATTACGTTTTCAAGCCGTTCCGGCCCTTGGAGTTGGTGGCGCGGGTCCATGCGCTGGTGCGGCGGGACACCCTGAGAAAACGGGCGCTCGCGGATGAGCACTCACGCCGGGTGTTGGCGGAGGATGCGCTCGTGGTGGTCCAGGCGGCCGAGGAGCGGGCCTGGCGCGCGGAGGCCGAACGCGCCCACCTCCTGGAGCGCGAACAACAGGCCCGGCGGGAAGTGGAGGTGCTCGCCGCCGAAACCCGCCAGCACGCCGAGTTCGAGCGCCAACTGCTCGGCATTGTCAGCCATGATCTGCGGAACCCCCTCAGCGCCATCACCCTGACGGCCTCGGCCTTGAAGCGCCAGATTGCCGACGAGCGCCATCAGCGGGGCATCCAGCGGATCCTCCTCTCCGCCGACCGTGCCATCCGGATGGTCCGGGATCTGCTGGATTTCACCCGGGCGCGCCAGGGGGTCGGCATCGCCGTCCAGCGGAAGGTGACGGACCTGCATGAGTTGGTCCGCGCCGCCGTGGACGAGGCACGGGCGTCTCGCCCGGATCGGTCCATCGAGGTGGTCCAGAGCGGAGATGGCGTGGGTTCATGGGACCCGAACCGGCTGGAGCAGGTCATCGCCAACCTGATTGGCAACGCACTCCAGTACAGCCCCCCCCCCACGGGGGTGCGGGTGGAGACGCACGGGGAAGAGGATGCCTTGGTGCTGAAGGTCCACAACCTCGGGCCCCCCATCTCCGCGGACCTGCTCCCCCGGATTTTCGAGCCGATGGAGCGCGGCACCGAGTCCGTGGACCGTGCTGGCGGAAGCATCGGTCTGGGACTCTATATCGTGCGTCACATCGTGCTCGCGCATGCTGGGACTGTGAGCATCGAGTCCACCGCCCCCGAGGGAACCACTTTCACGGTGCGGTTGCCTCGCCATCCTCCCGCGAGTCCGGACTAG
- a CDS encoding DUF1428 domain-containing protein has translation MSYIDGFVIPVPVTNKDAYREMASKALTLFKEYGALRVVECWGNDVPNGKVTDFKGAVKAEPTETVVFSWVEWPSKAARDAGNQKMMEDPRMKSIEGMPFDGQRMIFGGFEVLLDS, from the coding sequence ATGAGCTACATCGATGGATTCGTGATCCCGGTTCCCGTCACCAACAAGGATGCTTACCGGGAGATGGCCTCCAAGGCCCTGACGCTGTTCAAGGAATATGGCGCGCTTCGCGTCGTCGAGTGCTGGGGCAATGATGTGCCCAACGGCAAGGTCACCGATTTCAAGGGCGCGGTGAAGGCCGAGCCCACGGAGACCGTGGTCTTCTCGTGGGTGGAGTGGCCATCCAAGGCCGCCCGCGACGCGGGCAATCAGAAGATGATGGAAGACCCCCGTATGAAGTCCATCGAGGGCATGCCTTTCGACGGCCAGCGCATGATCTTCGGGGGGTTCGAAGTCCTACTCGACTCCTGA